From Penaeus vannamei isolate JL-2024 chromosome 12, ASM4276789v1, whole genome shotgun sequence, the proteins below share one genomic window:
- the LOC113819276 gene encoding uncharacterized protein isoform X1: MVVGVRIQVKMRNLLMEWNRNSQRSSMPPEAELQSMVPLGITALMNHKAPTPSRATPPPPTPSPHPLRPFMSRGLPMETHFEENDDSSGYSSSHAHSFRSFNDLSADRPQRPNVWENHHSC, from the exons ATGGTCGTCGGTGTACGCATACAG gtAAAGATGCGGAATCTGCTTATGGAATGGAACCGAAACTCGCAGCGGTCGTCGATGCCCCCTGAGGCCGAGCTGCAGTCCATGGTGCCCCTGGGGATCACGGCCCTGATGAACCACAAGGCGCCCACACCATCCCGCGCCACGCCTCCGCCGCCCACCCCGTCGCCCCATCCGCTGCGCCCGTTCATGTCCCGCGGGCTGCCGATGGAGACGCACTTCGAGGAGAACGACGACTCGTCAGGGTACAGCTCCAGCCACGCCCACTCGTTCAGGAGCTTCAATGACCTCAGTGCAGATCGACCTCAGCGCCCCAACGTGTGGGAGAATCACCACTCGTGCTGA
- the LOC113819276 gene encoding uncharacterized protein isoform X2 has protein sequence MRNLLMEWNRNSQRSSMPPEAELQSMVPLGITALMNHKAPTPSRATPPPPTPSPHPLRPFMSRGLPMETHFEENDDSSGYSSSHAHSFRSFNDLSADRPQRPNVWENHHSC, from the coding sequence ATGCGGAATCTGCTTATGGAATGGAACCGAAACTCGCAGCGGTCGTCGATGCCCCCTGAGGCCGAGCTGCAGTCCATGGTGCCCCTGGGGATCACGGCCCTGATGAACCACAAGGCGCCCACACCATCCCGCGCCACGCCTCCGCCGCCCACCCCGTCGCCCCATCCGCTGCGCCCGTTCATGTCCCGCGGGCTGCCGATGGAGACGCACTTCGAGGAGAACGACGACTCGTCAGGGTACAGCTCCAGCCACGCCCACTCGTTCAGGAGCTTCAATGACCTCAGTGCAGATCGACCTCAGCGCCCCAACGTGTGGGAGAATCACCACTCGTGCTGA